The Rhododendron vialii isolate Sample 1 chromosome 8a, ASM3025357v1 genome has a window encoding:
- the LOC131299213 gene encoding uncharacterized protein LOC131299213: MEEHIASTLVFLPTAKQVWTQAQEMYSGVNNLRRTYDLHQSFFSISQGDLSLESYYAKFRGICEELNICEPISSDVQVMRRQRERMQVARFISGTSSTYGPVRNHLLGSRDLPSLGEVFSRIRQSSVSVSAPPPDRSALASIVFNVSSTSSSRGRGRDSGFNGRDRNSGFSGRGFDRGFGGRDFGVVARGSGIGGFGRGFGGRMSGGSGRGRGRDSRLCTYCGGTNHTVATCYDLHGFPQAHQAAIFEDVEPPPHLADPVVTISSEEYQRLMSNQASSSTATLAQTGSSVAYVASSHSSTHWVIDSGASDHMTGSKDGEEDWWGY, translated from the exons ATGGAAGAACATATTGCTAGCACGCTGGTTTTCTTACCTACGGCTAAACAAGTATGGACACAGGCTCAGGAGATGTATTCTGGTGTTAACAATCTCCGTCGCACATATGATCTTCATCAGTCATTCTTTTCTATCTCACAGGGGGACTTATCTTTGGAGTCTTATTATGCGAAGTTCCGTGGTATCTGTGAGGAGCTTAATATATGTGAGCCGATTTCCTCAGATGTTCAGGTCATGCGGCGCCAGCGTGAGCGTATGCAGGTTGCTCGGTTTATATCTGGTACATCATCCACTTATGGTCCTGTTCGTAATCATCTATTGGGGTCTCGTGATCTACCTTCTCTTGGCGAGGTCTTTAGTCGCATTCGACAGTCTTCTGTATCTGTGTCTGCGCCACCTCCTGATCGTTCAGCATTGGCTTCCATTGTTTTTAATGTTTCTAGTACTTCATCTAGCCGCGGTCGCGGTCGTGATTCTGGGTTTAATGGTCGTGATCGCAACTCTGGGTTTAGTGGACGTGGCTTTGACCGTGGTTTTGGTGGGCgtgattttggtgtggttgctCGTGGTTCTGGTATTGGTGGTTTTGGTCGTGGTTTTGGTGGTCGTATGTCAGGGGGAagtggtcgtggtcgtggccgtgatTCCCGATTGTGTACTTATTGTGGGGGGACCAATCATACCGTGGCGACTTGCTATGATCTCCATGGGTTTCCTCAGGCTCATCAGGCTGCTATTTTTGAGGATGTTGAGCCGCCTCCTCACCTTGCTGACCCTGTGGTGACTATTTCTTCAGAAGAGTATCAGCGCCTAATGTCAAATCAGGCTTCATCCTCTACTGCTACACTCGCTCAGACCGGTTCCTCCGTTGCTTATGTTGCCTCTTCTCATTCTTCCACTCATTGGGTtatcgattctggtgcttctgatcatatgactg gatctaaagacggggaggaagattggtgggggTACTGA